The genomic stretch tctcactctgttgcccgggctagagtgctgtggcatcagcctagctcacagcaacctcaaactcctgggctcaagcctcccaagcagctgggactacaggcatgcgccaccatgccgggctaagtttttctatatatgtttttagttgtctagatgatttctttctatttttagtagagacggggtctcgctcttgctcaggctagtctccaactcctaagctcaaacaatccacctgcctcagccttccagagtgctaggattacaggcgtgaggcaccacgcctggcctcaagtgctctttctattattgatttataACTCAATTTCCCTGCAGTCAGTGGGTAGCTACAAAAAATCTCTACACCTATCATAATTAATGGTGAACTATTGTACCTGAGTTTGAGAACAAGACAAGGACATTCATGAtaaccacttccattcaacaaaGCACCCGGAGTAGCCAAGGCAATTCTTAACACCAAacctagagaaatgaaattaGCAGATATAGAGAATTATGCAAAACTTTtgaaagctacaataattaagaTAGTGTGGCACAAGGATAGAGAACTGgacaaatggaatgaaataaagtCCAGGAACACATATACAGACATACTTGATTCACACAAAGTTTCCACTGAAATACAGTGGGGGAAGGACTGGTCTTTTTTGTAAACGGTGCTGGTTGATTTGGATacgcatatgaaaaaaattaaccttgATGCCTTGATTTATCACACcgtaaataaaaattcaatttgagATGACTCATAGACCTCCATGTGAAATACAAGACATTTCTAGTGCCTCAGCagttctctcattctctttccagTTGGAagtccaattttttaaaaaggggagaaGGAGtaagacttgaatagacacttAAAAGAGGACAATATCAAGTGCCAATAAccacataaaaatattctcaatattGTAATACTGGCCGGGcagagtggctcacgcctgtaatcctagtacgctgggaggccgaggcgggaggatcgtttgagcccaggagtttgaggttgctgtgagctagcctgatgccatggcactctagcccgggcagagggagactctgtctcaaaaaaaaaaaaaaaaaaagattgtaatacccatcagggaaatgcaagttaaaaccacaatgttaTACCACTACAACTTCAAGAGGACACTAATTAAAATGACTGTCACAGTACCAAGGGTTGGATCAGGAGCAGTGTCCTTCCCAATATTGATGGTAGGAATGAAAATTGTTTCGATCACTTTGAAAAAGTATTTGTCAGTATCTACACTAAAAAGCTGAAAACATGCAGTTCCAGCACTTCTCATAGCTACATATACCCATGAGAAATGACTACATGTCTACCAAAAGACATGGACGAGGACATAGCAGCTCCatccaaaataggcaaagaatCTGCCTCAAAGTCCACCAAGAGTCAAACGGATATGTAAAACTATACTATATACACTTAGTAAAATTCTAcccagcaatgaaaaaaaaaaaaagtgctactGCTACACACAGCAAGGGTGCATCTTGCATCTCCCTGATTTGAAACAAGCCAAAGGCAAGAATCTATTGTGTAActccatttatttaaagttcaaaaacagaaacaCTAACCTCTGATGGTAGAGGTCAGAATACTGATGGCTTTGTGGGGAGGATTTTGACTGGGAAGGGGCATGAAGCAGACTTCTGAGTCTGCTTCTCCCTACTTGTTGAGTAGGGAGCTGATGAGATGTCACTGTAAATAAAACCTGACAGTTGATGACATTGCTTTCAGCCACAGATGTACAGATGGCCTAGCTTCACTTTCGCCTTTCAGAATTCTCGGAGGgggatacaaaatatttttagccaGAACTCTTGTTGCAAGGGAGTCTGGAATCTCTAGTGTTCACagtcatcattttaattttataggtgACAGGCCAGGGTCAGTGTTGCTCACAGTAATGGAAGCCGCATCTCTTGATCCTGATTGAACCGAAGTTTGAATAATAACTTTTGTTGCAGGAGGCAACCCTTGCATTTGCTCaggctttttaaatgtttgatgatTCCTGGATCTGTGCTCCATTTCTTCCTTAGAAGTCAAAAACTGTAGTCGGCACTTGGGACATCGAAAGACTCTCTGGTTCCAGTGCCTCCAACAGTGATTTACATATTGCGATGCAGTTTTGAAAATCTTGAGACAAAATGGACAGAGCAAAGTTTTAGTGTTTTCGTGGCACGTTCTAAAATGCGTTTCCACATCAGCAAAGACTGACGATCTGTATTTGCAAATCTGGCACACATAGGGCATTTCGCCAGGCTTATGATTGTCCTTCATGTGTTGTAGGAGGACCTGATCTGTTTCGAATGACAGTTCACAGATTTTACAGACAGTTGCCGGCTCCTGGGCAGTGTGCACACTGTCAATATGACACTGCAGCTGGAAGGGAGTGGGAAACCACCGGTGGCAGTGCTGGCAGGTGGTGTAGTTTTCCCAGCTGACGCTCCTCTGCCTCTCAAATTCCAAATGATGCTTCATGTGATTcataaacttaatattttttagaacTTTCAAGCAGCTGTGGCATTCAAAGGTTGTGTAAGTCTTCCGCTCTGACGTCCCATCTCCTTTATGCTGTCCGTAGTAAAAGTCACTAAGTAACATGATCAGATTTCCTTTCTCGGGGTCAAAGGTCTGGTTTTGACTTGCTAGAGTTGAAAAGTCTGTTACTACCAGTCCTTCAGAACCATTTGCTCCATCCGTAAGATTGAAATGTGACTTTTTGTTATCATCAGCCCAGGGAAATGATGCTCCATTCGGAACACAGCTTGATGTGCTGCAGACACCCTGTGAGGGTGTACCTGACATTATGGGAGGGAGACCTGAAGGGACCACAGCTAAAGAATGTACCCCTGGGATTCCATCCCTGAGTTTAGCCCTTTGGGAATTCTTGCTGTTTACATCCAAAGCGGAAAGTTGTTTGGAATCACAAGGACTCGCATCTCTGCCTCCTGCAGAGAGCACAGCTCCAACTGGACACTGAGTCCTTGGGGAGAGCAAAGCCGAGGAATTCTCAGGAAGAACTTGTGGTGAGCTCATTTCACACCCAGGTTTAGATGAAGACTCAACAGTAATAGGACCATCTTTTGATCTCCTTTTCGACTGGGATATTGGCACCATGGCGTGTGCCGTAGGGGTCCTGTGATTTGCAGGCTGCGACTCTTGAACAGGACCTTCACAGAAGAGGCTTCTCCTTCTTTTTGAGCCCGGGGTGACTCTGttcaaaatgtttgaaatgatggGTTTTGAATCTGATATCACCCCGACAAAGAGAACGTCAGGGTCTTTCTTTACATGTTCCACCCCGACAAAGATCACCTCATCGTCTTCCTCAGCCTCGTGTCTCTGTTTAGATTCTCTTACATTCTTCTTCAGCGGCTGTGGTCCTTGTTCTTCCTCACACGAGAAGAGATCTGccattttcaaattactttttgcTTGAAGCCAGTGGGCCCTTCAACGTCCAAAGCTGCCTTTTCAGAAATTGCCACCTAAGTGCAACCACGTGATAACAGTCagtatttatttcaaaagacttTATTTAATCCTCCCTTAAAACATtgagataacattttttttaaatgtttacttttttatttgtttgtttttgagacagggtctcactctgttgctcaagctggagGGCACTGGCATtacctagctcactgtaacctcaaactcccaggctcaagggatcctcccgcctcag from Lemur catta isolate mLemCat1 chromosome 21, mLemCat1.pri, whole genome shotgun sequence encodes the following:
- the ZNF280A gene encoding zinc finger protein 280A, translating into MADLFSCEEEQGPQPLKKNVRESKQRHEAEEDDEVIFVGVEHVKKDPDVLFVGVISDSKPIISNILNRVTPGSKRRRSLFCEGPVQESQPANHRTPTAHAMVPISQSKRRSKDGPITVESSSKPGCEMSSPQVLPENSSALLSPRTQCPVGAVLSAGGRDASPCDSKQLSALDVNSKNSQRAKLRDGIPGVHSLAVVPSGLPPIMSGTPSQGVCSTSSCVPNGASFPWADDNKKSHFNLTDGANGSEGLVVTDFSTLASQNQTFDPEKGNLIMLLSDFYYGQHKGDGTSERKTYTTFECHSCLKVLKNIKFMNHMKHHLEFERQRSVSWENYTTCQHCHRWFPTPFQLQCHIDSVHTAQEPATVCKICELSFETDQVLLQHMKDNHKPGEMPYVCQICKYRSSVFADVETHFRTCHENTKTLLCPFCLKIFKTASQYVNHCWRHWNQRVFRCPKCRLQFLTSKEEMEHRSRNHQTFKKPEQMQGLPPATKVIIQTSVQSGSRDAASITVSNTDPGLSPIKLK